In one Planctomycetota bacterium genomic region, the following are encoded:
- the truA gene encoding tRNA pseudouridine(38-40) synthase TruA, with translation MSVEHEAPTHDVPNAANRSPRRIPLSGRAFKLTIAYDGTNYCGWQYQINGPSIQAAFEAALAKVTSERIRVTASGRTDSGVHAIGQVISFVSNTTLDADKLLMALNSELPEDIVVHQSEQVELSFHAIREARRKRYRYVLQDGRSSDIFRRQYSWHIPQQLDVALMDQAAQAWAGTHDFSAFQATGSQRLSTVRTVNDLFVRRSEADVNTVEFEIEADGFLYNMVRTMVGTLVQIGRHRKPVEWAAEVLAGRSRREAGIRAPAGGLFLVSVTY, from the coding sequence ATGAGCGTTGAGCACGAGGCCCCAACTCACGACGTCCCGAACGCGGCCAATCGCTCGCCGCGCCGCATTCCCCTTTCGGGCCGCGCGTTCAAGCTGACCATCGCCTACGACGGCACCAATTACTGTGGCTGGCAGTACCAGATCAACGGCCCGTCGATCCAGGCGGCCTTCGAGGCGGCGCTGGCCAAGGTGACCAGCGAGCGCATTCGCGTGACCGCCAGCGGCCGCACCGACTCGGGCGTCCACGCGATCGGGCAAGTGATCAGCTTCGTCTCGAACACCACGCTCGACGCCGACAAGCTGCTGATGGCGCTCAATTCGGAACTGCCCGAGGACATCGTCGTTCACCAGTCCGAGCAGGTCGAGCTGAGTTTCCACGCCATTCGCGAAGCGCGGCGCAAGCGCTATCGCTATGTGCTGCAGGATGGCCGCTCGTCCGACATCTTTCGCCGGCAGTATTCTTGGCACATTCCCCAGCAGCTTGACGTGGCCCTCATGGACCAGGCGGCTCAGGCCTGGGCCGGCACGCATGACTTCTCGGCGTTCCAGGCCACTGGCTCGCAGCGATTGTCGACGGTTCGCACGGTGAACGACTTGTTCGTGCGCCGCAGCGAGGCGGACGTAAACACGGTCGAGTTCGAGATCGAGGCCGACGGCTTTTTGTACAACATGGTCCGCACCATGGTCGGCACGCTGGTCCAAATTGGCCGCCATCGCAAGCCGGTCGAGTGGGCCGCCGAGGTGCTGGCAGGGCGTTCGCGGCGCGAAGCGGGCATCCGCGCGCCGGCCGGGGGGCTATTCCTGGTCTCGGTGACGTATTGA
- a CDS encoding aspartate-semialdehyde dehydrogenase: protein MFDSLAVVGATGAVGGLIRQLLEDRKFPIERVKFLASARSAGKTLKFRGRDVLVEELRPESFEGVDLAIGSTPDETARDFVPWAVERGCVVVDESGYWRMDPKIPLVIPEVNPDAVDKHQGLIASPNCSTTQLVVALKPLHDAARVRRVVVSTYQATSGAGVAGQRDLENGAHMSLHGQEYKYEIFAHPIAFNLIPQIGSPKHEGYTSEEMKMVYETRKIIGDDSIQVCPTCVRVPVSNCHSESILVETERKVTVAEARKLFANFPGIVVVDDLANKQYPMPSTCDGQDGVFIGRIREDLSGPNGLAFWCVSDNLRKGAATNAVQIAELLIARGARGPKPKAVSV, encoded by the coding sequence GTGTTTGACTCGCTGGCCGTGGTGGGCGCTACCGGCGCCGTCGGTGGTTTGATTCGACAGTTGCTCGAGGATCGCAAGTTCCCCATCGAGCGCGTCAAGTTCCTGGCTTCGGCCCGGTCAGCCGGCAAGACGTTGAAGTTCCGCGGCCGCGACGTCCTCGTCGAAGAACTCCGCCCCGAGTCGTTTGAAGGCGTCGATCTGGCCATTGGCAGCACTCCCGACGAGACCGCCCGCGACTTCGTCCCCTGGGCCGTCGAGCGCGGCTGCGTGGTCGTCGACGAAAGCGGCTACTGGCGGATGGACCCCAAGATCCCGCTGGTGATTCCTGAGGTGAATCCCGACGCGGTTGACAAGCACCAGGGGCTGATTGCCAGCCCGAACTGCTCGACCACCCAGTTGGTCGTGGCGCTCAAGCCGTTACACGATGCCGCGCGGGTCCGCCGCGTGGTGGTCAGCACCTACCAGGCGACCAGCGGCGCCGGCGTGGCCGGACAGCGCGACCTGGAAAACGGCGCGCACATGAGTCTGCACGGCCAGGAGTACAAGTACGAAATCTTCGCGCATCCGATCGCGTTCAATCTGATCCCTCAGATCGGTTCCCCCAAGCACGAAGGGTACACTTCCGAAGAAATGAAGATGGTGTACGAGACCCGCAAGATCATCGGCGACGATTCGATTCAGGTCTGCCCGACGTGCGTTCGCGTGCCGGTCAGCAACTGCCACAGCGAGAGCATCCTGGTCGAGACCGAACGCAAGGTCACCGTGGCCGAAGCCCGGAAGTTGTTCGCCAACTTCCCCGGCATCGTCGTGGTCGACGACTTGGCCAACAAGCAATACCCCATGCCGAGCACCTGTGACGGTCAAGACGGCGTGTTCATCGGCCGCATCCGCGAAGATTTGTCGGGGCCCAACGGCCTGGCTTTCTGGTGCGTCAGCGACAACTTGCGCAAAGGGGCGGCCACCAACGCGGTGCAGATTGCCGAGCTGTTGATCGCCCGCGGCGCGCGTGGCCCCAAGCCGAAGGCCGTGTCGGTCTGA
- a CDS encoding HTTM domain-containing protein, which produces MELVTEYLRRLTRESLAGWNRFWFGPSDPATLGMIRILAGAMLLYTHLVWTINLTDFFGPNAWISQSVAARQFDGTYAWSYFWLIESPTALWIAHGLALGVFACLMLGLFSRGASIAAFVCAVSYVNRTPGALFGLDQINCMLAMYLMLGPTGDAYSLDRWLAARRAGVPSLPRANPSSGATLAVRLIQIHMCVIYFFAGLSKMQGESWWIGDALWGAVANLEYQSLDMTWLCNWPLTLAVMTQTTVYWELFFAAIIWPRLTRPVVLFIAIPLHLGIGVCMGMMTFGLVMLIGCSSFISPAVVRYVLDGEDAKPNGVGEGSGNKAGRTVPRRKGNSPRALA; this is translated from the coding sequence ATGGAACTGGTGACCGAATACTTGCGGCGTTTGACACGTGAAAGCCTGGCCGGCTGGAACCGCTTTTGGTTCGGGCCGAGCGACCCGGCCACGCTGGGGATGATTCGCATCCTGGCCGGTGCGATGCTCCTCTATACGCACCTGGTCTGGACGATCAACCTCACCGACTTCTTCGGCCCCAACGCCTGGATTTCACAGTCAGTGGCGGCCCGACAGTTCGACGGCACCTATGCCTGGAGCTACTTCTGGCTGATCGAATCGCCGACCGCGCTGTGGATCGCGCATGGCTTGGCGCTGGGCGTGTTTGCGTGCCTGATGCTGGGGCTGTTCAGTCGGGGGGCGTCGATCGCGGCCTTTGTGTGCGCGGTGTCATATGTAAATCGCACGCCGGGCGCGTTGTTCGGCCTGGACCAGATCAACTGCATGCTGGCCATGTACCTGATGCTGGGACCGACCGGCGACGCCTACTCGCTTGATCGCTGGCTGGCCGCGAGGCGCGCCGGTGTGCCGAGCTTGCCCCGGGCCAACCCCAGCAGCGGCGCGACCCTGGCCGTTCGCCTGATCCAGATTCACATGTGCGTGATCTACTTCTTCGCCGGACTTTCCAAGATGCAAGGGGAGTCGTGGTGGATTGGCGACGCATTGTGGGGAGCGGTCGCCAACCTGGAGTATCAATCACTCGACATGACGTGGCTGTGCAACTGGCCGTTGACGCTGGCGGTGATGACGCAAACGACGGTCTATTGGGAGCTGTTCTTTGCGGCCATCATCTGGCCGCGGCTGACCCGGCCGGTGGTCTTGTTCATCGCCATTCCGCTGCATCTGGGTATTGGCGTTTGCATGGGGATGATGACGTTCGGGCTGGTGATGCTGATCGGCTGCTCGTCGTTCATCTCGCCGGCGGTGGTGCGGTACGTCCTCGACGGCGAAGACGCCAAGCCGAACGGGGTAGGGGAGGGGAGCGGCAACAAAGCCGGCCGCACCGTCCCACGCCGCAAAGGAAACAGCCCGCGAGCGCTGGCGTAG
- a CDS encoding protein-L-isoaspartate(D-aspartate) O-methyltransferase: MKLAYALWVRCLLVAVVCLAAATANAAPRPASFAELRAQMTEHEIAGAGIKNPRVLDAIRNTPRHEFVPIAQRHMAYFDMALPIGEQQTISPPFIVAFMTEQLDPQPEDRVLEVGTGSGYQAAVLSPLVKEVYTIEIKEPLGRKAAETLKRLGYKNVFARVGDGYEGWPDKAPFDKIIVTCSPENVPQKLVQQLREGGRLIVPLGERYQQSLYLFRKVNGKLEAEALRPTLFVPMTGKAEDERRVKPDPSHPGIINGGFEETYKDGEVEAPKGWHYSRQGNVLTDPKAPEGTHFIRFTNQEAGRGSQALQAFPIDGQKIPKLTVSLRVRGEQIHTGTHPGEVAYLVFTFYDIQQHNLGEIGVGPWVGTFDWQNEEETVKVPPTATHVIVRVGLLGGVGQLDVDDVKIVPAK, from the coding sequence ATGAAGCTGGCTTACGCCCTTTGGGTTCGTTGCTTGTTGGTTGCTGTCGTCTGCCTGGCGGCGGCGACGGCCAATGCTGCGCCGCGGCCGGCGAGCTTTGCCGAGTTGCGGGCGCAGATGACCGAACACGAAATCGCCGGCGCGGGAATCAAGAACCCGCGGGTGCTCGACGCCATTCGCAACACACCGCGGCATGAGTTCGTGCCGATCGCCCAGCGGCACATGGCCTATTTCGATATGGCGCTGCCGATTGGCGAGCAGCAGACCATTTCGCCGCCGTTTATCGTGGCGTTCATGACCGAGCAGCTTGACCCTCAACCCGAGGATCGCGTGCTCGAAGTCGGCACGGGCAGCGGCTATCAGGCGGCCGTCCTGAGCCCGCTGGTCAAAGAGGTCTACACGATCGAAATCAAAGAACCGCTCGGGCGCAAGGCGGCCGAGACGCTGAAACGACTGGGCTACAAGAATGTCTTTGCCAGGGTCGGCGACGGCTACGAAGGCTGGCCCGACAAAGCGCCGTTCGACAAGATCATCGTCACTTGCTCGCCCGAGAACGTGCCGCAAAAGCTCGTGCAGCAATTGCGCGAGGGGGGCCGGCTGATCGTGCCGCTGGGCGAGCGTTATCAACAGTCGCTCTACCTGTTTCGCAAGGTCAACGGCAAGCTCGAGGCCGAGGCGCTGCGGCCAACGCTGTTCGTACCAATGACGGGCAAGGCCGAGGACGAGCGGCGCGTGAAGCCCGATCCTTCGCACCCGGGCATCATCAACGGCGGCTTTGAAGAAACGTATAAGGACGGCGAAGTCGAAGCGCCGAAGGGCTGGCACTATTCGCGGCAGGGGAACGTACTCACCGACCCGAAAGCGCCCGAGGGAACCCACTTCATCCGCTTCACCAACCAGGAAGCCGGCCGCGGCAGCCAGGCGCTGCAGGCCTTTCCGATCGATGGTCAGAAGATTCCCAAGCTGACGGTCAGCTTGAGAGTCCGCGGCGAGCAGATTCACACCGGCACTCATCCCGGCGAAGTCGCGTACTTGGTCTTTACGTTCTACGACATCCAGCAGCACAACCTCGGCGAGATCGGCGTTGGCCCCTGGGTGGGGACATTTGACTGGCAAAACGAGGAAGAAACCGTCAAGGTGCCGCCGACGGCGACACACGTGATTGTGCGCGTCGGGCTGCTCGGCGGTGTCGGGCAGTTGGACGTTGACGACGTCAAGATTGTGCCGGCGAAATGA
- a CDS encoding HAD family phosphatase — protein MYIKRLVRPDGSRAATSNFVTWLLSVIDRPMYRMLALDIDGTLVNSNDEVSAETRDALRRAAEAGLRIVLATGRRYSRALPLVEPLGIDAPVISASGALIKHPGDHRTLFRAHLDRDDLRALLRVVDQAGFDAILYGDTFAEGFDYYCRRLDVSQPELAEYLALNRDCERLWPQLVTEPPADIFAGFVMGTREQMVGLHHALQSALPGRLYTHVIRSPRYRGFMCEIAPAGATKWSGVLHVAQIWQIAEHEICAVGDDVNDLPMVEGAGLGIAMGNAVPELKAAADRIAPTHDDHGLVQVVDWLLEHRGA, from the coding sequence TTGTATATTAAACGTCTGGTCCGGCCCGACGGTTCCCGGGCCGCGACTTCCAACTTCGTAACCTGGCTGCTTAGCGTGATCGATCGGCCGATGTACCGGATGCTGGCACTCGACATCGACGGCACCTTGGTCAATAGCAATGACGAGGTCTCGGCCGAAACTCGCGACGCCTTGCGCCGCGCCGCCGAGGCCGGGCTGCGAATTGTCCTGGCCACGGGACGGCGCTACAGCCGGGCCTTACCGTTGGTCGAACCACTGGGAATCGACGCGCCAGTCATTTCGGCCAGCGGCGCGCTCATTAAACACCCGGGGGACCATCGCACGCTGTTCCGTGCTCACTTGGACCGGGACGATCTGCGTGCCCTGCTCCGCGTAGTCGATCAGGCTGGCTTCGACGCCATCTTGTATGGCGACACGTTCGCCGAAGGGTTCGACTATTACTGCCGCCGGCTCGATGTCAGCCAGCCTGAACTGGCCGAGTATCTGGCGCTGAATCGCGATTGCGAGCGCCTCTGGCCGCAACTGGTCACCGAGCCCCCTGCTGACATCTTCGCCGGCTTCGTGATGGGAACCCGCGAGCAAATGGTCGGGCTGCATCACGCCCTGCAGAGCGCCCTGCCCGGTCGGCTTTATACCCACGTCATCCGTTCGCCGCGCTATCGGGGATTCATGTGCGAGATCGCGCCGGCCGGCGCCACGAAATGGTCGGGCGTGTTGCACGTGGCCCAGATTTGGCAGATTGCCGAGCACGAAATCTGCGCCGTCGGTGACGACGTCAACGACTTGCCCATGGTCGAAGGGGCCGGGCTCGGCATTGCCATGGGGAACGCGGTCCCCGAGTTGAAGGCCGCGGCCGATCGCATTGCGCCGACGCACGACGATCACGGCCTGGTGCAAGTGGTCGACTGGTTGCTGGAACACCGCGGCGCGTAA
- a CDS encoding tetratricopeptide repeat protein produces the protein MHGCWLPSPALLAVAGWLLATVAAAAEPDAAQKLLLTGKYEEAIEAFQELADDHPKASAIGVAQARAAMGQDDRALEALDAALKKSPDAADLLAEKASLHFQHGQIDQADAAVAAALKKAPNHLLARWIQAERWRTSGKLDEADKAYKSFVDYYNEQDVTRPEELCLIGRAAAQYARWHGLSEQFTFLVNELFPEVLQLDPAYWPATYEAGVLFIEKYNDAEANKHLESALELNPAAADAHAAMARLGVQNYQLEGARRHIDRALEINPRHLGALQSRADAHMANFELADAIETLEAARAINPIDEETLGRLAAVWSVVDGVDLLAKDSRGAKLAAEVEARNPHCGTFYLQAGAALDLTRHYPAAAKYYELAVARMPQLIEPRGMLGMMYMRLGDEAQARKLLSESFEVDPFNVRVSNSLKVLEVLDDYAVLETEHFIIKFDRVKDGLLAKYVARYLEDEVYPQLTKQFGFKPEGKSLFEIFNRARNTRGHGWFSARMVGLPYVGTVGACAGKMVALASPNDMPSPYNWARVVKHEFVHVLNLQQSKFNIPHWYTEALAVESEGYPRQPSWNEMLVARVPAGKMFNLENINLGFVRPKSGEDWQMAYCQAQLYAQYMLKTYGDEALAKMLNCYADNLNTRDALKRSFNVDQADFERGYRKYVEELVEQLSIEREKPSESMKFADLVRAQKEKPDDPALAARLASAYFERKNYPDARKLAEQAMKADPHNGRAAVVLARVRMVIGEDEAAKELLLKAVDEKQPEPVSLRLLADMHYKNSDYEPARQLYELGAKTWADDVQWTKALARLYLKTGEKKRLFTTLERLASFDADDLLLRKKLAYLALEEENYAAAARWGREALYANVQDGDSHRLLADALVGQRKFKDAIEEFQAAISLDEKQPAWRFSLADAYLQGGDTAGAIETLERLVAIAPEYPGAAQLLEALREEQKAKNK, from the coding sequence ATGCATGGCTGTTGGCTCCCCTCCCCTGCTCTGCTGGCGGTCGCCGGTTGGTTGTTGGCCACGGTCGCGGCCGCCGCCGAGCCCGACGCCGCTCAAAAGTTGCTCCTGACCGGCAAGTACGAAGAAGCGATCGAGGCGTTTCAGGAGCTGGCCGACGACCATCCCAAGGCGTCGGCCATCGGCGTGGCGCAAGCCCGCGCGGCCATGGGGCAGGACGACCGCGCGCTCGAAGCGCTCGATGCCGCGCTGAAAAAGTCACCGGACGCCGCCGACTTGCTGGCCGAAAAAGCGTCGCTCCACTTTCAGCATGGTCAGATCGACCAGGCCGACGCCGCCGTCGCGGCCGCACTGAAGAAGGCACCGAACCATCTGTTGGCCCGCTGGATTCAGGCCGAGCGCTGGCGGACCAGCGGCAAACTGGACGAAGCCGACAAGGCCTACAAATCGTTCGTCGATTACTACAACGAGCAAGACGTCACTCGTCCCGAGGAACTGTGTCTGATTGGCCGGGCCGCGGCGCAATATGCCCGCTGGCATGGGCTGAGCGAGCAGTTTACGTTTCTGGTCAATGAACTCTTTCCCGAGGTGTTGCAGCTCGACCCGGCGTACTGGCCCGCGACGTACGAAGCTGGTGTGCTGTTCATTGAAAAGTACAACGACGCCGAGGCCAATAAGCACTTGGAGTCGGCGTTGGAGCTGAACCCGGCCGCGGCCGACGCCCACGCCGCGATGGCCCGACTGGGGGTGCAGAATTACCAGCTTGAGGGGGCGCGCCGGCATATCGACCGAGCGCTCGAGATCAACCCCCGCCACCTGGGCGCGCTGCAATCGCGCGCCGATGCGCACATGGCCAACTTCGAGTTGGCCGACGCAATCGAGACGCTGGAAGCAGCCCGCGCGATCAACCCGATCGATGAAGAGACGCTCGGCCGACTGGCCGCGGTCTGGTCCGTGGTCGATGGCGTGGACCTGCTGGCCAAAGACTCGCGCGGCGCCAAGCTCGCCGCCGAGGTCGAGGCCCGCAATCCGCATTGCGGGACGTTCTATCTGCAGGCCGGCGCGGCCCTCGACCTGACCCGTCACTATCCGGCGGCGGCCAAGTATTACGAGCTGGCCGTGGCGCGGATGCCGCAACTGATCGAGCCGCGCGGCATGCTGGGCATGATGTACATGCGACTGGGTGACGAAGCCCAGGCTCGCAAGCTATTGTCCGAGTCGTTTGAGGTCGATCCGTTCAATGTTCGCGTCAGTAACAGTCTGAAAGTGCTGGAAGTCCTGGACGACTACGCGGTGCTGGAGACCGAACACTTCATCATCAAGTTCGACCGGGTCAAGGACGGCTTGTTGGCCAAGTACGTGGCCCGCTACCTGGAAGACGAGGTTTACCCGCAACTGACCAAACAGTTCGGCTTCAAGCCGGAAGGGAAATCGCTGTTCGAGATATTCAATCGGGCTCGTAACACGCGCGGCCACGGTTGGTTCAGCGCCCGGATGGTGGGGCTGCCCTACGTGGGAACCGTCGGCGCGTGCGCCGGCAAGATGGTGGCGCTGGCCAGCCCGAACGATATGCCTTCGCCGTACAACTGGGCTCGGGTCGTCAAGCACGAGTTCGTACATGTGCTGAACCTGCAGCAAAGCAAGTTCAACATTCCCCACTGGTACACCGAAGCCTTGGCCGTCGAATCGGAAGGCTATCCGCGGCAACCCTCGTGGAACGAGATGTTGGTGGCGCGCGTGCCGGCGGGCAAGATGTTCAACCTCGAGAACATCAACCTGGGATTCGTCCGCCCCAAGAGCGGTGAGGATTGGCAGATGGCATACTGCCAGGCCCAGCTTTACGCCCAGTACATGTTGAAAACCTACGGCGACGAAGCGCTGGCCAAGATGTTGAACTGCTACGCCGACAACTTGAACACCCGCGACGCGCTGAAGCGGTCGTTCAACGTGGACCAGGCCGACTTCGAGCGCGGCTATCGCAAGTACGTCGAGGAACTGGTCGAGCAACTGTCGATCGAGCGCGAGAAGCCGAGCGAGTCGATGAAGTTCGCCGATCTGGTGCGGGCTCAGAAAGAAAAGCCCGACGATCCGGCGCTGGCCGCGCGACTGGCGTCGGCGTACTTCGAGCGGAAGAACTACCCCGACGCTCGCAAGCTGGCCGAGCAGGCCATGAAAGCCGACCCGCACAATGGCCGCGCCGCGGTAGTGCTGGCCCGCGTGCGAATGGTGATCGGCGAGGACGAGGCGGCCAAGGAGTTGCTGCTGAAAGCGGTCGACGAGAAACAGCCCGAGCCGGTGTCGTTGCGACTGCTGGCCGACATGCACTACAAGAACAGCGACTATGAACCGGCGCGGCAGTTGTACGAGCTGGGGGCCAAGACCTGGGCCGACGATGTGCAATGGACCAAGGCGCTGGCCCGGCTGTACCTGAAGACCGGCGAGAAGAAGCGGCTGTTCACGACGCTGGAACGGCTGGCGTCGTTTGACGCCGACGACTTGTTGTTGCGGAAGAAGCTGGCGTACCTGGCGCTGGAAGAAGAGAACTACGCGGCCGCGGCCCGCTGGGGGCGCGAAGCGCTTTACGCCAACGTGCAGGATGGCGATTCACACCGGTTGCTGGCCGACGCCCTGGTCGGGCAGCGGAAGTTCAAGGACGCCATCGAGGAATTCCAGGCGGCGATCTCGCTCGACGAAAAGCAGCCTGCCTGGCGATTCTCGCTGGCCGACGCATACCTGCAAGGGGGCGACACGGCCGGGGCGATCGAAACCTTGGAACGGTTGGTGGCCATCGCGCCCGAGTATCCCGGCGCGGCCCAATTGCTCGAAGCGTTACGTGAGGAGCAAAAGGCCAAGAATAAATAG
- a CDS encoding TIGR03000 domain-containing protein, with the protein MAKWNFRKLVLASLAALVGWAATTSEANAFGHRFHGSSGGSSGGWGSSGGSSGGWYGSSGGSSGGSSGGYGSSGGSSGGSSGGWGSSGGSSGGYAPRHGLFHHHRWSYGSWGSSGGSSGGSSGGWGSSGGSSGGSSGGWGSSGGSSGGYSTGYSVGPMIDGGTVVPGSVVPGSVVPGTAVPGAVQRPVDAKPAPADGTSINSATIIVSVPADARVFVNGKATTSTGSVRRFVSHNLEAGFTYTYELRAERMVDGRVLTETKSITVRAGEAADLAFNFDANTEEKVAEQKARTNLTLMVPANARVTLAGTPTESKGEVREFSTSRLNNGQVWNNYVVRVELDQNGETLVKEQVLTLRGGENRELAIDFGVAQVARAN; encoded by the coding sequence ATGGCTAAATGGAATTTTCGCAAGCTCGTGCTGGCGTCGCTTGCGGCGCTGGTTGGTTGGGCGGCCACGACCTCGGAAGCCAACGCTTTCGGGCATCGTTTCCACGGCAGCTCGGGCGGTAGCTCGGGTGGCTGGGGCAGCTCGGGTGGATCGTCGGGCGGCTGGTATGGCAGCTCGGGCGGTTCGTCGGGGGGATCGTCGGGCGGCTACGGCAGCTCGGGTGGTTCGTCGGGTGGATCGTCGGGTGGTTGGGGTAGCTCGGGCGGAAGCTCGGGGGGCTACGCTCCGCGCCACGGCTTGTTCCACCACCACCGCTGGAGCTACGGCTCGTGGGGTAGCTCGGGTGGTTCGTCGGGCGGCTCGTCCGGTGGTTGGGGCAGCTCGGGCGGAAGCTCGGGTGGCTCGTCGGGCGGCTGGGGTAGCTCGGGCGGAAGCTCGGGTGGCTACAGCACCGGCTACAGCGTTGGCCCGATGATCGATGGCGGCACCGTGGTTCCGGGCTCGGTTGTTCCGGGCTCGGTTGTTCCGGGCACCGCTGTGCCAGGCGCCGTGCAGCGTCCGGTCGATGCCAAGCCAGCTCCGGCTGACGGCACTTCGATCAACAGCGCGACGATCATCGTCAGCGTTCCGGCCGATGCCCGCGTGTTCGTCAATGGCAAGGCCACGACCAGCACCGGCAGCGTGCGTCGCTTTGTGTCGCACAACCTGGAAGCTGGTTTCACCTACACCTATGAACTGCGTGCCGAACGCATGGTCGACGGCCGCGTGTTGACCGAAACCAAGAGCATCACCGTCCGGGCCGGCGAAGCCGCTGACCTGGCCTTCAACTTCGATGCCAACACCGAAGAGAAGGTGGCCGAGCAAAAGGCTCGCACGAACCTGACCCTGATGGTTCCGGCCAATGCCCGCGTGACCTTGGCTGGCACCCCGACCGAATCGAAGGGTGAAGTTCGCGAGTTCTCGACCAGCCGGTTGAACAACGGCCAGGTTTGGAACAACTACGTCGTCCGGGTCGAACTCGACCAGAACGGCGAAACGCTGGTCAAGGAGCAGGTTCTGACGCTCCGCGGCGGCGAAAACCGTGAGCTGGCCATCGACTTTGGCGTGGCTCAGGTTGCCCGGGCGAACTAG
- a CDS encoding rod shape-determining protein RodA: MDIPVWLRQCPWLLVASGGGLALLGVAAIARCEELASQAAGRHWHQQLLWAALGFLALLVASLPNYRRLNRLAYVIYAVAVALLVVVYFCPPVHGVHRWIRLGPLSLQPSELAKVAYVLALARFLSDARELRGWRALFAPLAMTVAPVWLVLREPDLGTSLVFIPALLAMLLVAGLRRRDLLVLMLCGAAMTPALWSQMSREQRSRITSLFQQSNPGERPKADGYQLHQAKQVLALGGVAGSWLHEAGDESLSYHLPEAHTDFIFAVIGERYGWPGLGSVVLLYLLLVGKLLAIARQTRDPFGRLLVTGVAALFGSQMLINTGMSLGLLPVTGLTLPLVSYGGSALVSHALALGLAVNVGLRSDIEIAPGPFSRALV; encoded by the coding sequence ATGGATATTCCCGTTTGGCTCCGGCAATGCCCCTGGCTGTTGGTCGCCTCGGGGGGCGGCTTGGCGCTCTTAGGGGTGGCGGCGATCGCCCGCTGTGAGGAGTTGGCCAGCCAGGCCGCGGGCCGTCATTGGCACCAGCAACTCTTATGGGCGGCGCTGGGGTTTCTGGCCCTGCTGGTCGCCTCGCTGCCGAACTACCGGCGGCTCAATCGGTTGGCCTACGTCATCTATGCCGTGGCCGTGGCGCTGCTGGTGGTGGTTTATTTCTGCCCGCCGGTGCATGGCGTGCATCGTTGGATTCGCCTGGGGCCGCTTAGCCTGCAACCTTCGGAACTGGCCAAGGTGGCCTATGTGCTCGCCCTGGCGCGATTTTTGTCCGACGCGCGCGAGCTGCGCGGCTGGCGCGCGCTGTTCGCGCCGTTGGCGATGACCGTCGCGCCGGTCTGGCTGGTGCTGCGCGAGCCCGACTTGGGGACGTCGCTGGTGTTCATCCCGGCCCTGTTGGCGATGCTGCTGGTGGCCGGCCTAAGGCGGCGCGACTTGCTGGTGCTGATGTTGTGCGGCGCGGCCATGACGCCGGCCCTCTGGTCGCAGATGAGTCGCGAGCAGCGCTCACGCATCACGTCACTGTTTCAACAATCAAACCCCGGCGAGCGTCCCAAGGCCGACGGCTATCAACTGCATCAGGCCAAGCAAGTCCTCGCCCTGGGAGGCGTCGCCGGCAGTTGGCTGCACGAAGCCGGCGACGAGTCATTGTCGTATCACCTGCCCGAGGCGCACACCGACTTCATCTTCGCGGTGATCGGCGAGCGCTATGGCTGGCCTGGGTTGGGGTCGGTGGTGTTGTTGTACTTGCTGCTGGTCGGCAAGCTGTTGGCCATTGCGCGCCAGACGCGCGATCCGTTCGGCCGACTGTTGGTGACGGGCGTGGCGGCGCTGTTTGGCAGCCAGATGTTGATCAACACCGGCATGTCGCTGGGCCTGTTGCCGGTGACGGGCTTGACACTGCCGCTGGTCAGCTACGGCGGCTCGGCGCTGGTGTCGCACGCCTTGGCGTTGGGGCTGGCGGTGAACGTCGGCCTGCGCTCCGACATTGAAATCGCGCCCGGCCCGTTCAGCCGCGCGCTGGTTTGA